From the Nonlabens marinus S1-08 genome, one window contains:
- a CDS encoding ATP-dependent DNA helicase codes for MTPQDFFKILKLDFPFEPTFQQERALEELADFILDPEKDRIFMLRGYAGTGKTTIISSLVKSIWKIKKSAVLLAPTGRAAKVISNYSNQQAATIHREIYFPKGQGSGNVQFSLKVNKHRNSLFIVDEASMIPDVAADNKMFGGNGSLLDDLIEYVYNGYKCKLIIIGDTAQLPPVKLDISPALDAGLIGQRYLKEVTDIELDEVKRQSVESGILYNATQIREHIEQDDPSFKFNVMPFPDIHRLIDGHEIMETVMSAYDNQGHEETAIIVRSNKRANLYNQQIRSRILFRESELATGDYLMVVKNNYHWLESSSDAGFIANGDIIEVLEIFDFKEIYDFKFANVKVRMVDYPNARPFETTLLLDTLTSESPSLTYEQSNKLYQEVRMDYLKLPKWKQYKEIKANQYFNALQVKFSYAITCHKSQGGQWENVIIEQPYLPEGPSKEYLRWLYTAVTRAKTNLYLIGFKNENFIE; via the coding sequence ATGACTCCACAAGATTTCTTTAAGATTCTCAAACTTGACTTTCCATTTGAACCTACTTTCCAGCAAGAACGTGCCCTAGAGGAGCTTGCAGACTTTATTCTCGATCCAGAAAAGGACCGTATTTTTATGTTGCGTGGGTATGCAGGTACGGGAAAGACTACAATAATTAGTAGCCTGGTTAAGAGTATTTGGAAAATAAAAAAAAGTGCAGTGCTTCTAGCACCTACTGGAAGAGCCGCTAAGGTCATTAGTAATTATTCCAATCAACAGGCAGCTACCATTCATCGCGAGATCTATTTTCCTAAAGGTCAGGGATCAGGAAATGTCCAATTCAGCCTCAAGGTAAATAAGCATAGAAACTCTTTGTTCATAGTGGATGAAGCCTCCATGATTCCTGATGTTGCGGCAGATAATAAAATGTTCGGCGGTAATGGATCGCTTCTAGATGATTTGATTGAATACGTTTATAACGGTTATAAGTGTAAACTTATCATTATAGGGGATACGGCACAGTTACCTCCAGTCAAACTGGATATCTCTCCAGCGCTGGATGCTGGTTTAATAGGCCAACGGTATTTGAAAGAAGTTACAGATATTGAGCTTGACGAGGTTAAAAGGCAAAGTGTAGAATCTGGTATTCTGTACAACGCGACTCAAATAAGAGAGCATATTGAGCAAGATGACCCCAGTTTTAAATTTAATGTGATGCCTTTTCCTGACATTCATCGGTTGATTGATGGTCACGAGATCATGGAAACGGTCATGAGTGCGTATGACAATCAGGGCCATGAGGAAACAGCGATTATTGTACGTTCTAACAAACGCGCAAATCTTTATAACCAACAAATACGGTCGCGTATTCTCTTTCGCGAAAGCGAACTGGCCACAGGCGATTATCTGATGGTAGTGAAGAATAATTACCACTGGTTGGAATCTAGCAGTGACGCTGGTTTTATAGCAAACGGTGATATCATTGAGGTACTAGAAATATTTGATTTTAAAGAGATCTATGATTTTAAGTTTGCTAACGTTAAGGTGCGCATGGTAGATTATCCAAATGCGAGACCTTTTGAAACCACTCTTTTATTAGACACCTTGACTTCAGAATCCCCATCGCTGACTTATGAGCAAAGCAATAAACTGTATCAAGAGGTACGGATGGATTACTTGAAGTTACCTAAATGGAAGCAATACAAAGAAATCAAGGCAAACCAATATTTTAATGCGCTTCAAGTCAAGTTTTCTTATGCGATCACTTGTCATAAATCGCAGGGAGGTCAGTGGGAAAATGTCATTATAGAACAACCCTATTTGCCAGAAGGGCCTAGTAAAGAGTATTTGAGGTGGTTGTATACAGCAGTAACAAGAGCCAAAACAAATTTGTACCTTATAGGCTTCAAAAATGAAAATTTTATAGAGTAG
- a CDS encoding DUF4126 domain-containing protein codes for MLELVISICLGVGLAASAGFRVFIPLLLLSFAGYMDWIPLSENWQWAGSLTAILVLTAASIFELIAYFIPYVDNALDTISIPLATVAGTLAMVTVVGDLDPLYSWTLAIIAGGGTAAAIATTTSAARAASTTMTAGVGNPVISALEGLFSTVLSIVSLLAPFVAVILVILTFFGIRKLYRKMFKRSSLSRKRNNPAVEEQS; via the coding sequence ATGTTAGAGTTAGTTATAAGCATATGTCTAGGCGTGGGACTTGCCGCCAGCGCAGGTTTCAGGGTATTTATACCCTTGTTACTTCTTAGTTTTGCGGGATACATGGATTGGATTCCGCTGAGTGAGAATTGGCAGTGGGCGGGAAGCTTAACCGCAATTTTAGTGTTGACTGCAGCTTCAATTTTTGAGTTAATCGCCTATTTTATCCCTTACGTGGACAATGCTTTAGATACGATTTCTATCCCATTAGCAACAGTTGCGGGAACTTTAGCAATGGTCACCGTTGTAGGTGATTTAGATCCTTTGTATAGCTGGACGCTAGCGATTATTGCTGGTGGTGGCACTGCGGCAGCTATCGCGACAACCACAAGTGCAGCACGAGCTGCGAGTACCACTATGACTGCTGGAGTTGGAAATCCAGTAATTAGCGCACTAGAAGGCTTGTTTTCAACCGTTTTAAGCATTGTATCTCTTTTAGCCCCTTTTGTTGCAGTTATTCTGGTAATTCTTACGTTTTTTGGCATCCGTAAACTGTATCGCAAGATGTTTAAGAGAAGTTCGCTTTCGCGAAAGCGAAATAACCCAGCAGTAGAAGAACAATCATGA
- a CDS encoding GNAT family N-acetyltransferase, translating to MDTTMIEITDNEFLRQYQCKFDGTLAKIEYAQQERKIFLTKLIIPEPLDDNPTFKEDFLKAVFADIRDNKKLKVVPTHPTIAGFVRKHRNEYKEMLPVGISI from the coding sequence ATGGATACGACTATGATTGAAATTACTGATAATGAATTTTTAAGACAATATCAGTGTAAATTTGATGGCACCCTAGCTAAAATCGAATACGCGCAGCAGGAACGCAAAATATTCCTGACTAAATTGATAATTCCAGAACCTCTAGACGATAATCCTACTTTTAAGGAAGATTTTTTGAAAGCGGTATTTGCGGACATTAGAGATAACAAGAAGCTCAAAGTAGTTCCTACACACCCTACCATAGCAGGATTTGTGCGCAAGCACCGCAATGAGTATAAGGAAATGTTACCTGTAGGAATCAGCATTTAA
- a CDS encoding SixA phosphatase family protein encodes MRKQLILVRHGKSSWEFDVRDHDRPLIQKGIDDAHAIGKSLREFPSRPDVIWSSTAARALQTATILTEYIDYDLKKLQLKRALYTFDSQDLLEIVKTIDENINCAMLVSHNHGLTDLANLLGSERFVNVPTTGTVMIEFESNTWKTITNGKTTFHLFPKNL; translated from the coding sequence ATGAGAAAGCAGTTAATTTTAGTTCGTCACGGGAAGTCCAGCTGGGAATTTGATGTTAGAGATCATGACCGCCCATTGATTCAAAAAGGTATTGATGATGCGCATGCCATAGGAAAATCACTAAGAGAATTCCCTAGTAGACCAGATGTGATATGGTCTAGCACTGCGGCTCGAGCCTTGCAAACGGCTACCATACTTACAGAATATATAGATTATGATCTTAAAAAGCTTCAATTAAAGAGAGCGCTCTATACTTTTGATTCTCAAGATTTACTAGAAATAGTAAAGACCATTGATGAGAATATCAATTGTGCCATGTTAGTTTCCCATAATCATGGTTTGACAGACCTTGCCAATTTATTAGGCAGTGAACGCTTTGTCAATGTGCCCACTACGGGAACGGTAATGATCGAGTTTGAATCTAATACTTGGAAAACGATTACAAATGGAAAAACAACATTCCATTTATTCCCTAAAAACTTATAA
- a CDS encoding Ppx/GppA phosphatase family protein — protein MGFKTVKYGAIDIGSNAIRLLVATVNTFDDLAPVFKKTSLVRVPIRLGQDVFTKGHISDHNVERMVKTMKSYQNLMDVHEVADYKAYATSAMRDADNGKEVTKVIKKLSGINIEIIDGSHEAAMIAMTDLHDIIDENKVYLYVDVGGGSTEFTLFANGNAVESKSFKIGTVRLLNDMVKSNLWTEAEQWVKKVCEPYDRIELIGSGGNINNIFKNSGKLYGKPLSYFYLASYYEKLQSFTYEERVYHLALNQDRADVIIPACRIYLRAMKWSEAKNIHVPKIGLTDGIIKSIYNSKIQKSSH, from the coding sequence ATGGGATTCAAAACAGTAAAATATGGAGCAATAGATATAGGATCAAACGCGATTAGATTATTAGTTGCGACTGTAAATACCTTTGATGATCTAGCACCAGTTTTTAAAAAGACGAGTCTTGTTCGTGTTCCCATACGATTAGGACAGGACGTTTTCACTAAAGGGCACATATCTGATCATAATGTAGAACGCATGGTGAAAACCATGAAATCCTACCAAAATTTGATGGATGTTCACGAGGTGGCAGATTATAAAGCCTACGCCACTAGTGCCATGCGTGATGCTGATAATGGTAAGGAGGTAACTAAAGTTATCAAAAAGCTCTCAGGAATTAATATTGAAATTATTGATGGTTCACATGAAGCTGCAATGATTGCGATGACTGACTTACATGATATTATTGATGAAAACAAGGTGTATCTGTACGTTGATGTAGGTGGTGGTAGTACAGAGTTTACACTTTTTGCTAATGGTAATGCAGTTGAATCCAAATCTTTTAAAATAGGAACCGTTCGTTTGTTAAATGACATGGTGAAAAGCAATCTGTGGACAGAGGCAGAGCAATGGGTGAAAAAAGTTTGCGAACCTTACGATCGAATTGAACTGATAGGATCTGGAGGGAATATCAATAACATATTTAAGAATAGCGGGAAGTTGTACGGTAAGCCATTGTCCTATTTCTATCTAGCAAGCTACTATGAAAAACTGCAAAGTTTTACTTATGAAGAACGTGTGTACCACCTTGCCCTTAATCAAGACCGGGCAGATGTTATTATCCCTGCATGTCGCATCTATTTGAGAGCTATGAAATGGAGTGAGGCTAAGAATATTCACGTACCGAAAATCGGTTTGACCGATGGAATTATCAAATCAATTTACAATTCCAAAATACAGAAGTCCAGTCATTAG
- the kdsB gene encoding 3-deoxy-manno-octulosonate cytidylyltransferase: MLKKIAVIPARLEAQRFPKKLLQDLGGAPVIVRTYEAVLRTGLFDEVIVVTDSKDIYQTVRQYDGRAVMSIKDHDCGSNRIAEAVEDMEVDIVINVQGDEPFTNRGDLERLLEIFENDPDAEIDLASLMHTIKDEEDIQNPNNVKVIVDNKSNALYFSRSPLPFHRDKNIEVKTYKHVGIYAFRKKALMEFYKADPTPLELAEKIECIRYLEYGKKIRMVETSNHTIGIDTPTDLEEARLLWKS, from the coding sequence ATGCTTAAAAAAATAGCTGTAATACCCGCTAGGTTAGAGGCTCAACGCTTCCCTAAAAAATTGTTACAAGATCTGGGTGGTGCGCCAGTGATTGTGCGAACCTATGAGGCGGTTTTAAGAACTGGTTTATTTGATGAAGTTATCGTAGTGACAGATAGTAAGGATATTTATCAAACGGTAAGGCAATACGATGGTAGAGCTGTCATGAGCATTAAAGATCACGATTGCGGCAGCAATAGAATTGCAGAAGCAGTGGAGGATATGGAGGTAGATATCGTGATTAACGTTCAAGGTGATGAGCCGTTCACCAATCGTGGTGATCTTGAGCGTTTGCTTGAGATTTTTGAAAATGATCCTGATGCTGAAATTGACCTAGCATCTTTAATGCATACCATAAAGGATGAGGAGGACATTCAAAATCCTAACAATGTAAAAGTGATTGTAGACAATAAGAGCAATGCCCTGTATTTTTCAAGATCGCCTTTGCCTTTCCATCGTGATAAGAATATTGAGGTGAAAACCTATAAGCATGTAGGGATTTATGCGTTCCGTAAAAAAGCCTTGATGGAGTTTTATAAAGCAGACCCTACACCGCTTGAATTGGCAGAAAAGATCGAATGCATTCGTTACTTAGAGTACGGCAAAAAAATAAGAATGGTCGAGACTTCAAATCACACGATAGGCATTGATACGCCTACTGATCTTGAGGAGGCGCGACTGCTATGGAAATCTTAG
- a CDS encoding DUF3822 family protein encodes MQSIATSTKSHNHKSLSVLIHQDGLSFYIHTTDQILSAINKQFKHSSNPIEILKSVEDCFAKESELNQDFDQVKLIYHHDIFTLVPKELFKESHAADYLKYNTRLLQTDTLSVDEELSDTGANLVYVAYSNINNYFYEKYGSYSYFHYSALVLQQLGKLGDGLFIEVMPSHFYLTIYKEGKLIAHNLFQHEQIEDILFYTLYAAEQNQLDPELFRLTIIQEVQDQELFDLLYTYVREVSFIPNYSDYLNHLVCA; translated from the coding sequence ATGCAATCAATCGCAACTAGTACTAAATCTCACAACCACAAAAGTCTGTCCGTCTTGATTCATCAAGATGGACTTTCTTTTTATATACATACGACAGACCAGATCCTATCTGCCATTAATAAGCAGTTCAAGCATTCTTCCAACCCCATCGAGATCTTGAAAAGCGTCGAAGATTGTTTTGCAAAAGAGTCAGAATTGAACCAAGATTTTGATCAAGTAAAACTGATTTACCATCACGATATTTTCACGCTGGTACCCAAAGAGTTGTTTAAAGAATCTCATGCAGCAGACTATTTGAAATACAATACCAGGCTCTTGCAAACTGACACACTGAGTGTGGATGAAGAACTCTCTGATACTGGAGCAAATTTGGTCTACGTGGCCTATTCTAATATCAACAACTATTTCTATGAAAAGTATGGTAGCTATTCTTACTTCCACTATTCTGCCTTGGTATTACAACAACTCGGTAAGTTGGGCGATGGTTTGTTTATAGAAGTAATGCCATCTCATTTTTATTTGACCATTTATAAAGAGGGAAAACTGATCGCACATAATTTGTTCCAGCATGAGCAAATAGAAGATATATTATTTTATACACTCTATGCAGCGGAGCAGAATCAGTTGGATCCAGAACTGTTTCGTTTGACTATTATTCAAGAGGTACAAGATCAAGAGTTATTTGATTTGCTTTATACCTATGTGAGAGAAGTTTCCTTTATACCCAACTACTCAGATTACCTAAACCATCTCGTATGCGCATAA
- a CDS encoding DNA polymerase III subunit gamma/tau, with product MEPFIVSARKYRPETFEDVVGQSAITKTLENAIESNHLAQALLFTGPRGVGKTTCARILAKKINQHNVAYDPDEDFAFNIFELDAASNNSVDGIRELISQVRIPPQVGKYKIYIIDEVHMLSTQAFNAFLKTLEEPPAHAIFILATTEKHKIIPTILSRCQIFDFKRITVSDMREHLKRIAIKENIDAEEEALQIIAQKADGALRDSLSIFDRVVSFSGKDLTVQAVTENLNVLDRDTYFSMTSLILENNIPQLLIDYDQIMVKGFDGQHFLNGLASHFRDLMVCKDERTLVLLELGETTKLKYQDQSRVTGMEFLKTAIEITNDADLKYRNSRNQRLLVELCLMQLASILLSEDGQKKKPLKYILPASTFADMQVAEPATDKIPNPIKAEVQENTTNTPSPSLDVASHSTEGTQTVSVKEEKAQPSPSENPDPEQSLMERRKALLEKSKNKVSSLSLQGIERKKEHLENKKEATVVHDSLPERPFTEEELVLVWDKYVEHLKERGSLILASILNVDSPKLKGTKAHLRFPNASMKEDLDKNMGQILEFLKRELQNYQLTIEIAVDKSVQKRYVYTDQEKFQKLVDKNPSIDKLRQAFDLEF from the coding sequence ATGGAACCCTTTATAGTATCAGCCCGTAAATACAGACCAGAGACCTTTGAAGATGTCGTGGGACAATCTGCTATTACTAAAACGCTGGAAAATGCTATTGAAAGCAATCACTTAGCACAAGCTTTGCTATTCACTGGGCCTCGTGGCGTAGGTAAAACTACCTGTGCTCGTATCCTTGCTAAAAAGATCAATCAACACAATGTTGCCTATGATCCAGATGAGGATTTTGCGTTCAATATTTTTGAGCTGGATGCTGCGTCTAACAACAGTGTTGATGGCATACGTGAGTTGATCTCCCAAGTGCGTATTCCTCCACAAGTAGGTAAGTACAAGATCTATATTATTGATGAGGTTCACATGTTGTCCACACAGGCATTTAATGCCTTTTTAAAGACTCTTGAAGAGCCGCCAGCGCATGCTATTTTCATACTCGCAACTACTGAAAAGCACAAGATCATCCCTACGATTCTTTCTCGTTGTCAGATATTTGATTTCAAGCGCATCACAGTCAGCGATATGCGCGAGCATTTGAAACGCATTGCGATCAAAGAAAATATTGATGCTGAGGAAGAGGCACTCCAGATCATAGCCCAGAAAGCAGACGGAGCCTTAAGGGATTCCCTGTCTATTTTTGACCGTGTCGTTAGTTTCTCTGGTAAAGATTTAACCGTCCAAGCAGTGACGGAAAATTTGAACGTACTGGATCGAGATACGTATTTCAGCATGACGTCGCTGATTTTAGAAAATAATATCCCTCAACTATTGATTGACTATGACCAGATCATGGTCAAAGGATTTGATGGGCAGCACTTTTTAAATGGTTTAGCATCTCACTTTAGAGACCTTATGGTTTGTAAAGATGAGCGCACCCTTGTATTGCTAGAATTAGGGGAAACTACTAAGCTAAAATATCAAGATCAATCTCGTGTGACCGGTATGGAGTTTCTCAAAACTGCCATCGAAATCACAAATGATGCAGATCTAAAATACCGCAACAGCCGCAATCAGCGTTTGCTTGTGGAGTTATGCTTGATGCAATTGGCCTCCATCCTACTTTCAGAGGATGGTCAAAAAAAAAAGCCTCTAAAGTACATACTTCCAGCTAGCACCTTTGCTGATATGCAAGTGGCTGAGCCTGCCACCGATAAAATACCCAATCCCATAAAAGCAGAGGTTCAAGAGAATACTACCAATACTCCAAGTCCCTCGCTAGATGTAGCTTCCCATTCCACAGAAGGAACTCAAACAGTTTCAGTCAAGGAAGAGAAAGCACAACCATCTCCTTCAGAAAACCCTGATCCTGAACAATCATTGATGGAGAGAAGGAAAGCATTATTAGAAAAAAGCAAAAATAAGGTCAGTTCACTATCGCTGCAAGGAATTGAACGCAAGAAAGAACATTTAGAGAACAAAAAAGAAGCCACTGTTGTCCATGATAGCTTGCCTGAACGTCCTTTTACGGAGGAAGAGCTGGTATTAGTCTGGGACAAATATGTAGAACACCTAAAGGAACGCGGCTCACTCATACTCGCTAGTATTTTAAATGTTGATAGCCCTAAACTTAAAGGCACAAAGGCACACTTAAGGTTTCCTAACGCTTCTATGAAGGAAGATTTGGATAAAAATATGGGCCAAATTCTTGAGTTTTTAAAACGAGAATTGCAGAACTATCAATTAACAATAGAAATTGCTGTAGACAAATCTGTACAGAAGAGATATGTGTATACAGATCAGGAGAAATTTCAAAAGCTGGTAGACAAAAACCCTTCGATAGATAAATTGCGACAAGCTTTCGATTTAGAATTTTAA
- the ppk1 gene encoding polyphosphate kinase 1 has product MTPRYFNRELSWLKFNARVLQEANDPTVPLIERLRFLGIFSNNLDEFFKVRYATIQRIYRAGKNATKSLGGISAGDLLNEINQTVIEDQTLSFQILNDLENELAKEHIIIVDEKEVLKEHEMYIRKYFNEKVSPALGVIMIDGKAPFPPLQDGMGYLAVRMTFKNGEIRHALIEKPKHLNRFVVLPDLEDGKQYVILIDDLIRHRMHYLFSIFEYQEIEAHMIKVTLDAQLDIDLDLKKSLLEKIRDSVYDRKDGDPVRFVFDREISKDTIDLIMSKLEIDDMDSIIPSGRYHNRRDYLKFPSLGRKDLLYEQQAPLPIKGIDIKGSLLKRIAEKDILQYAPYHTFANTTKFLREAALDPHVEEVKITIYRLAEVSQIAGSLINAAKNGKQVTVSIELQARFDEQANINYAELMQEEGIQMIFGVPGLKVHCKACMITRREEGKLKRYGFVSTGNFNESTAGVYTDYTLFTADKRILKEVERVFEFFQVNYKQHKYEHLLVSPNFLRSRIEQLVRREIAFAKAGKHALIRLKLNSFSDFKMIDLFYQASQAGVKIELIVRGICCLVPGVTGMSENIKAISVVDRYLEHPRVYYFHNDGNSSVYISSADFMQRNLDSRVEIACPIYDEDVKREILETFDICWNDNVKARVIDKEQSNSYVSNGKTKIRSQYATYQYYENKNDA; this is encoded by the coding sequence ATGACCCCACGCTATTTCAACCGGGAATTATCCTGGCTCAAGTTTAATGCTCGTGTCCTTCAGGAAGCTAATGATCCTACAGTACCACTTATCGAACGTTTGCGATTCTTAGGTATTTTTTCGAATAACCTAGATGAATTTTTTAAGGTCAGGTATGCCACGATTCAACGCATTTACCGTGCAGGTAAGAATGCTACTAAGTCTCTAGGAGGTATATCTGCTGGGGATTTGTTGAACGAGATCAATCAAACGGTAATAGAAGATCAAACGCTGAGTTTTCAAATTTTGAATGATTTGGAAAATGAACTGGCTAAAGAACATATCATCATCGTTGATGAGAAGGAAGTGTTGAAAGAACACGAGATGTACATCCGTAAATATTTCAATGAGAAAGTAAGTCCAGCTTTAGGGGTCATCATGATTGATGGCAAAGCACCGTTCCCACCTTTACAGGATGGAATGGGGTACTTAGCAGTACGTATGACTTTCAAAAATGGTGAAATACGACACGCTCTTATTGAAAAACCTAAACATCTCAATCGATTTGTAGTACTACCAGATCTAGAAGATGGGAAGCAGTATGTTATATTGATTGATGATTTGATACGCCACAGGATGCATTACTTGTTCAGCATCTTTGAGTATCAAGAAATTGAGGCGCATATGATTAAGGTGACCCTGGATGCTCAACTAGATATAGATCTGGACTTAAAGAAGAGTCTACTTGAGAAGATAAGGGACAGTGTCTATGATCGTAAAGACGGTGATCCTGTTCGATTTGTATTTGACAGAGAAATAAGTAAAGACACCATTGATTTAATCATGAGTAAGCTGGAGATTGATGATATGGATTCCATCATTCCTAGTGGTAGGTATCATAACCGCCGTGATTATCTCAAATTTCCTAGTTTGGGACGTAAAGACTTGCTCTATGAACAGCAAGCCCCATTACCTATAAAAGGTATTGACATTAAAGGGTCGCTCTTAAAGCGTATTGCAGAGAAAGATATATTACAATACGCTCCATATCACACCTTTGCAAATACTACTAAATTCTTAAGAGAAGCTGCATTAGATCCTCATGTAGAAGAGGTGAAGATTACCATATACAGACTTGCTGAAGTCTCACAAATTGCGGGTTCTCTTATCAATGCTGCAAAAAACGGAAAGCAGGTTACTGTTTCCATAGAATTACAAGCCCGATTTGACGAGCAGGCAAATATCAATTATGCCGAATTGATGCAAGAAGAAGGCATCCAGATGATATTTGGAGTACCTGGTCTGAAGGTGCATTGCAAAGCTTGTATGATCACAAGGCGAGAAGAGGGCAAGTTGAAGCGCTATGGTTTTGTTTCCACCGGTAACTTCAATGAATCTACTGCGGGTGTATACACAGATTATACTTTGTTTACTGCAGATAAGAGAATTTTAAAGGAGGTAGAACGCGTTTTTGAATTCTTCCAGGTCAACTACAAACAGCATAAATACGAGCACCTGCTAGTAAGTCCTAACTTTTTAAGATCTAGAATTGAGCAATTGGTTCGTCGAGAGATCGCTTTCGCGAAAGCAGGAAAACATGCACTCATTCGCTTAAAATTAAATTCGTTCTCTGACTTCAAAATGATTGACTTATTCTACCAAGCCTCGCAGGCCGGTGTAAAGATAGAGCTCATTGTGCGTGGTATTTGCTGTCTGGTTCCTGGGGTAACGGGAATGAGTGAGAATATCAAAGCTATCAGTGTTGTCGATCGATACTTAGAACATCCTAGAGTCTATTACTTCCATAATGACGGCAATAGTTCGGTTTATATTTCAAGTGCAGATTTTATGCAGCGCAACCTTGACAGTCGTGTGGAAATTGCTTGTCCTATCTATGATGAAGATGTGAAAAGAGAAATTTTGGAAACTTTTGATATATGCTGGAATGACAATGTGAAAGCTCGAGTTATTGATAAAGAGCAATCCAATTCTTACGTTTCAAATGGTAAAACTAAGATCAGGTCACAATATGCCACCTACCAGTATTACGAAAATAAAAATGACGCTTGA
- a CDS encoding porin family protein: MKKLLLICIALGVFNFSAAQVRSETTYGIRLGLNYSNLETDYFSDSDSRIAPEVLFFAEIPLGNTFSLVPELGFSALGAKEDSFEAADGDYIDFKTNWLTAGFLAQFHLTDLLYLNAGPKFALNVSDNDDGDYYASDLLGVGGVGFQLTNSFSIDARYGYGFTNIFEGTALGDQGFEAENRFYQLTVTYKL; encoded by the coding sequence ATGAAAAAACTACTACTTATATGTATTGCCTTAGGAGTATTTAATTTCAGTGCCGCTCAAGTGCGCAGTGAAACCACTTATGGCATTCGCTTGGGACTTAATTACTCTAATTTAGAAACGGATTATTTCTCAGATTCCGATTCTAGAATCGCTCCTGAAGTTTTATTTTTTGCAGAAATCCCTCTAGGAAATACATTTTCATTAGTTCCAGAGCTGGGATTTAGTGCTTTAGGAGCAAAAGAAGATTCATTTGAAGCTGCTGATGGAGACTACATTGATTTCAAAACAAACTGGTTGACTGCTGGTTTTCTAGCGCAATTTCACCTTACTGACCTTTTGTACCTTAATGCAGGGCCTAAATTTGCACTGAATGTTTCTGACAATGACGATGGGGATTATTATGCTAGTGATTTGTTAGGCGTTGGTGGTGTAGGTTTTCAATTGACGAACAGCTTTAGCATCGATGCTAGATATGGCTATGGCTTTACTAACATTTTTGAAGGTACCGCATTAGGAGATCAAGGGTTTGAAGCTGAAAACAGATTTTACCAACTTACAGTAACTTATAAATTGTAA
- the rsmD gene encoding 16S rRNA (guanine(966)-N(2))-methyltransferase RsmD, translating into MRIISGIHKGRRIQAPKKLPVRPTTDMSKEALFNILRNQIHISGIKVLELFAGSGNMSYEFGSRGAGSILAVDEHMPCIAFIKKTAELLDLPIDTVKADVFTFLKNHKGSYDIIFADPPYALEESQFLEIVDSIMEGNLVAEDGLVIIEHSKHTDLSSHPTFDNARKYGGTVFSFFKAPDSPNEG; encoded by the coding sequence ATGCGCATAATCTCTGGCATTCATAAGGGCCGTAGAATTCAAGCTCCTAAGAAACTACCCGTTAGACCTACCACAGACATGTCTAAGGAAGCTCTTTTTAATATTCTGCGTAACCAAATACATATTAGTGGCATCAAGGTTTTAGAGCTTTTTGCGGGCAGCGGTAACATGTCCTATGAATTTGGTAGTCGCGGCGCAGGGTCGATCCTTGCGGTAGACGAGCATATGCCATGTATTGCATTTATCAAGAAAACAGCAGAGTTGCTTGATCTGCCTATTGACACGGTAAAAGCAGATGTTTTTACTTTTCTCAAAAATCATAAAGGCAGCTACGATATCATATTTGCTGATCCACCCTATGCGCTAGAAGAATCTCAATTTCTAGAAATAGTCGATTCGATCATGGAGGGCAACCTGGTCGCTGAGGACGGCCTGGTAATTATAGAACATTCTAAGCATACAGACCTGAGCAGTCACCCGACCTTTGATAATGCTCGCAAATATGGCGGAACTGTATTCAGTTTTTTCAAAGCTCCTGATTCTCCAAACGAGGGATAA